One genomic window of Cumulibacter manganitolerans includes the following:
- a CDS encoding AAA-type ATPase lid domain-containing protein → GWRDTARARFAGAHDSPHADPAERAGVPNGGHTALGVTGRSPAAARLREAMLRASGLGRPVLVTGEEGAGRRRLAGTLLARWSPQRPVVIDGTAPEWLRRLDAAVDAGAPVLVTDLIASDPVPLRAAVARAHRQQVPLVATAVDAGRLAGVFPFGIAVPPLRERRADVRDLTAELIAKLAPGRSLAAHPRALLTLEAHAWPGNVRELQYVLSLAIQECIGEELLERHLPLSGTARDHGLTPIERAERDAIVTALTELGGNKVAAAAALGFARSTLYRKMRALRIDDRAPF, encoded by the coding sequence GGGGTGGCGGGACACCGCCCGCGCTCGTTTCGCCGGCGCGCACGACAGCCCGCATGCCGATCCCGCCGAGCGTGCCGGCGTGCCGAACGGCGGCCACACCGCGCTCGGGGTGACGGGGAGGTCGCCGGCTGCGGCGCGGCTGCGGGAGGCGATGCTCCGCGCGAGCGGCCTGGGGCGTCCGGTGCTGGTCACCGGCGAGGAAGGCGCCGGACGTCGTCGTCTCGCCGGCACGCTGCTGGCCCGATGGTCACCGCAGCGACCGGTCGTCATCGACGGCACGGCGCCGGAATGGCTCCGCCGTCTCGACGCCGCGGTGGACGCCGGCGCACCGGTGCTGGTGACCGACCTGATCGCCTCCGATCCCGTCCCGCTCCGCGCAGCCGTCGCCCGAGCGCACCGGCAGCAGGTACCGCTGGTGGCGACGGCCGTCGACGCAGGTCGCCTCGCCGGCGTGTTCCCGTTCGGCATCGCCGTCCCACCGCTGCGCGAGCGGCGCGCCGACGTCCGCGACCTCACCGCCGAGCTGATCGCCAAGCTCGCGCCAGGGCGGTCGCTCGCGGCACACCCGCGCGCCCTGCTCACGCTCGAGGCGCATGCGTGGCCGGGCAACGTACGGGAGCTGCAGTACGTGCTGTCACTGGCGATCCAGGAGTGCATCGGCGAGGAGCTGCTCGAGCGGCATCTGCCGCTGAGCGGCACCGCGCGGGACCACGGGCTGACACCGATCGAGAGGGCCGAGCGGGACGCGATCGTCACGGCGCTCACCGAGCTCGGTGGCAACAAGGTCGCGGCGGCGGCCGCGCTCGGATTCGCCCGATCGACGCTCTACCGCAAGATGCGGGCGCTGCGCATCGACGACCGGGCGCCGTTCTAG